Proteins encoded by one window of Sciurus carolinensis chromosome 12, mSciCar1.2, whole genome shotgun sequence:
- the Serpinc1 gene encoding antithrombin-III, which yields MESPGTGAAAAGARKVCLLSLLLIGFWGRVACHGNPVEDICTAKPRDIPVNPMCIYRSPEKKVAEDEGLEQKVPEATNRRVWELSKANSRFATAFYQHLADSKNDNDNIFLSPLSVSTAFAMTKLGACNDTLKQLMEVFKFDTISEKTSDQVHFFFAKLNCRLYRKANKSSKLVSANRLFGDKSLTFNETYQDISEVVYGAKLQPLNFKENAEQARVTINNWVANKTEGRITDVIPSDAISELTVLVLVNTIYFKGLWKSKFSAENTREEPFYKADGKSCPASMMYQESKFRYRRVAEGTQVLELPFKGDDITMVLILPRPEKSLAKVEQELTPEVLQEWLEELVETMLVTHVPRFRIEDSFSLKEQLQDMGLVDLFSPEKSSLPGIVADGRNDLYVSDAFHKAFLEVNEEGSEAAASTAVSIAGRSLNLNRVTFKANRPFLVLIREVALNTIIFMGRVANPCVN from the exons ATGGAGTCCCCTGGGACAGGAGCTGCAGCTGCTGGGGCAAG GAAAGTGTGTCTTCTCTCTTTGCTGCTCATCGGCTTCTGGGGCCGTGTGGCCTGCCATGGGAATCCTGTGGAGGACATCTGCACAGCCAAGCCCCGGGATATTCCCGTGAATCCCATGTGCATTTACCGCTCCCCAGAGAAGAAAGTGGCTGAGGATGAGGGTTTGGAGCAGAAGGTCCCCGAGGCCACCAACCGTCGGGTCTGGGAACTGTCCAAGGCCAATTCCCGCTTTGCCACCGCCTTCTATCAGCACCTGGCAGACTCCAAGAACGACAACGACAACATCTTCCTGTCACCCCTGAGTGTCTCCACAGCTTTTGCTATGACCAAGCTGGGTGCCTGCAACGACACCCTCAAGCAGCTAATGGAG GTTTTTAAGTTTGATACAATTTCTGAGAAAACATCTGATCAGGTCCACTTCTTCTTTGCCAAACTGAACTGCCGACTCTATCGAAAAGCCAACAAATCTTCCAAGTTGGTATCAGCTAACCGCCTCTTTGGAGACAAATCTCTGACCTTCAATGAGACCTACCAGGATATCAGTGAGGTGGTCTATGGAGCCAAACTTCAGCCCTTGAACTTCAAG GAAAATGCAGAGCAGGCCAGAGTGACCATCAACAATTGGGTGGCCAATAAGACTGAAGGCCGGATCACTGATGTCATTCCCTCGGACGCCATCAGCGAGCTCACTGTTCTGGTGCTGGTCAACACCATTTACTTCAAG GGCCTGTGGAAGTCAAAGTTCAGCGCTGAGAACACGAGGGAGGAGCCATTCTACAAGGCCGATGGGAAGTCATGCCCAGCGTCTATGATGTACCAGGAGAGCAAGTTCCGGTACCGGCGGGTGGCGGAAGGCACCCAGGTGCTCGAGCTGCCTTTCAAGGGAGATGACATCACCATGGTGCTCATCCTGCCCAGGCCCGAGAAGAGCCTAGCCAAGGTGGAGCAGGAGCTCACCCCTGAGGTCCTGCaggagtggctggaggagttggTGGAGACGATGCTGGTGACCCACGTGCCCCGCTTCCGCATCGAGGACAGCTTCAGTCTGAAGGAGCAGCTGCAAGACATGGGTCTTGTGGATCTGTTCAGCCCTGAGAAATCCAGCCTCCCAG GTATTGTCGCAGACGGCCGGAACGACCTCTATGTCTCAGATGCGTTCCACAAGGCGTTTCTCGAG GTGAACGAGGAAGGCAGCGAAGCAGCAGCGAGCACTGCCGTCAGCATCGCGGGCCGATCACTGAACCTCAACAGGGTGACCTTCAAGGCCAACAGGCCCTTCCTCGTTCTTATAAGGGAAGTTGCTCTGAACACTATTATCTTCATGGGGAGAGTAGCCAACCCTTGCGTTAACTGA